The window AAAGGCCAATCCATCTGGATTGTGAACTGCGATACCAAAGAGAAAAAGTTAATTGCGGATCAGGGTGCCTGGGGTGGGCGTTGGTCCGCCGATGGTGCGACGATACTTTTCCAAGGTGGCGTGGATGAGAATGGTGACCCAGTGCCCAAGTCTTGCTTGAGAGTATACGACGTGGCTGCCGAAAAGCCATCTCTACTGTTCCCGCCGGAAGGGTCACCGTTTCAGGAGATTAGCTATCACTTTGCCTGGAGCAAGAGTGACCGTCGGTTGGCAATCGGAGGTCGGCTGATCGCTGGGCTCGGTGAAGGTGCTCCGAGTTCTGCGACGGTGATCATGAATGCCGACAAGGGCCCTGATTCCGTGATCATCATGTTGCCGCCCGCCAATGGGGCTCGCGTATTCGATGGTTTGTCACTCGATTGGCACCCTGACGGGAAGTCCATTCTCAGTACAGGCATGGTGGACAACCGATTTGTTCCTGTCGGGTTGTCGACGGATGGCACGGCTTCCGAGATCACGTTCTCTGGCATTCCGGACTCAGTCAACGTACGCGATCCAGCCTACTCGCCCGACGGGAATCATTTGATCGCATCATTCGGTGCTCGGCCGTAACCCAAGAGGACCGTTCCGGGTACTCTGCTCCGCGGTTGTCGGCTCCGACCCCAACACGCACAACCAGTCGCGGCGCGACGGCAGCCGAAAGCCTTGGGCTTTCAACCCAAGGTCATCCGTCGACCCCCAAGCCCCCAAATCGGTGAGCATTCACCGGCCATTCCGCATCGACAAAATCCTTTTCGCGAGCGCCTCATTTGGGTTGGGTCCGTGCCCTTCTGTGTTGGAGGAACTCAATGATGAAAACAACACATGAAAACGTCACGAATGACGCGTTGTGGCAGAAGATTTCTCATTTTCCGATTGGAGGCGAATCAGCGGATTGGACCGCGACTCCGCCCGCTCAAGGCCTCTCGTTTTCACAACGTTTGGCCCGAGAAAACGATTGGAGCATCCAACACGCCCGTCGCTGCATCGACGAGTACCGAAGGTTTCTGTATCTGGCCGCCACCGCGGGTCACAGTGTGACTCCATCGGATGCGGTCGATCAAGTTTGGCATCAACACCTGGTCTACACCGAGAACTACTGGGTGGACCTGTGCCAAGACGTTTTGCCATCACCGCTGCATCACGGACCGACCAAAGGTGGCTCCCAAGAACGGGTGCGATACCAAGACCAATACGAACAGACGCTTGCATCTTATGAGCGGGCATTCGGAAGCGTCCCGGTTGAGATTTGGCCGCCGACCGAAGAACGCTTCGCTCAATCGATCTCATCGCGTCGCATTGACCGACGCAAATTCTGGCTGATCCCCAAGCCAAACCTGACTGGCAAGTCATTGCAAGGGTCGCACCTCGCGATCGCCGGATTGGCAGCGACACCTTTCGCGGCGCTGTTCCCGTTCAACTTGGACGGACCAACGTTCTTGGCGTTGTATGGTGCGGCAATCGTGATCGGGCTTGTCTACCTGTTGGTTTGGTTTCACATCACCAACGGTTGGTCTTCCAATCCGTCGTCGCCTCCCAAACTTGGCTGGGGACAACTGTCGATCCTGGCAGGGGGCAAAAAGCGATTGTTGCAAACAACCTTGGTAGCGTTGCAAAAGCGAGGCATCGTCCAGTGCGATCAACACGGATTCACCATGCTTGATCGTGGGGCATTGCAGGCCCAACACGACGACGATCCCGTTGCTGTCAGCGCCATGAAGGTGACCACTGACTACCTGGCCTCCAGCAACGCCCCGCAATCGTTCCAACGCTTGCTGGTGGCGATCCATTCCACCGCGACCAATGCCGAATCGCAAATGCGAGAATCGGGATTGCTGAGATCGACCGAACAACGCAATCGCTTTCGAGTGGGCGGGTTCAGCGTTGCTGGCATCTTGTTGGCCGTCGGTGGACTCCGGTGCCTGCAGGGAATCCAAAACGACCGTCCGATTGGGTTTCTTGTTTTGGAAATGATCCTCGCGACGGTTGGGTTGG of the Rhodopirellula baltica SH 1 genome contains:
- a CDS encoding TolB family protein yields the protein MGITAVICAPGSFSWSDDEIDVDPTKPNRLILHVCKMDGTPIRPLVADKAIRHDLDRQGTPNVSPDGKRVAYDAWSTTPTDPDRGPRVCVCDLDGKNFIDVIDGYMPSFAPDNKRLVVSRPAEYAKADGAKGQSIWIVNCDTKEKKLIADQGAWGGRWSADGATILFQGGVDENGDPVPKSCLRVYDVAAEKPSLLFPPEGSPFQEISYHFAWSKSDRRLAIGGRLIAGLGEGAPSSATVIMNADKGPDSVIIMLPPANGARVFDGLSLDWHPDGKSILSTGMVDNRFVPVGLSTDGTASEITFSGIPDSVNVRDPAYSPDGNHLIASFGARP
- a CDS encoding TIGR04222 domain-containing membrane protein translates to MMKTTHENVTNDALWQKISHFPIGGESADWTATPPAQGLSFSQRLARENDWSIQHARRCIDEYRRFLYLAATAGHSVTPSDAVDQVWHQHLVYTENYWVDLCQDVLPSPLHHGPTKGGSQERVRYQDQYEQTLASYERAFGSVPVEIWPPTEERFAQSISSRRIDRRKFWLIPKPNLTGKSLQGSHLAIAGLAATPFAALFPFNLDGPTFLALYGAAIVIGLVYLLVWFHITNGWSSNPSSPPKLGWGQLSILAGGKKRLLQTTLVALQKRGIVQCDQHGFTMLDRGALQAQHDDDPVAVSAMKVTTDYLASSNAPQSFQRLLVAIHSTATNAESQMRESGLLRSTEQRNRFRVGGFSVAGILLAVGGLRCLQGIQNDRPIGFLVLEMILATVGLAVAFHMAGHERLTSLGKSVQERSQRSYPETGLKSAQQTDGGDLDELPSLACWGPAVAAYVLTDPSELFTNDMLYGEEIQAAQKASSSTGWIDWSSSDGGSSFDFSGGGGDAGCGGGCGGCGGCGG